The DNA sequence TCCTTAAGCTGCTGCTGTGCTGCTGCCAGGACGATCACAACCAGCACGCATGGCAGTAGAAAAATACCCGAGTACTTCGCGGAAATCGCCAGCGCCACCGTCAATGCCACCCAGAACAGGGTCCGGATCAACGGTCGTTTCCAGTAGCCGGTTAAAGCCGCCAGCGCGAGCAGTGCCATCAGTGTAAAACAGGAGTCTGTCGTGGCCAGAGAAAAATGAGCCAGCATCACCGGTGAGAACGCCAGCAGAGCCGCCCCCAGCAATCCGGCCAGGTATCCCCGTCGTCGATAAAGCCACACATATACGACGAGCATGCTGGAAATGCCGACCAGCAGAGCATTCATCAATCGGGCCCGGTTGATCAGCGGAGGATCGGTCAGTTCCCCCTTCCAGATAAAGGCGCGCGAAACACCACCGGTGGCCCAGACTGCCGGATAGTAATTCAACAGAATCGGCAGCGGTGCCACTCCCTTGCGAGGCAGACGCTGATCCAGTTCCCCCTGATGTACTGTCTGCAGCGCTGCACTCAGGTAAAACGTCTCGTCAAAAGTCGGGCTTTTCACCGTGCGAAAGGCACCAGTCTGTACGAGGATCAACAGGGAGAAGAACAGGGGAGTTCCCCAGACGAGAATCCGCATACTCAAACTGTTAGCTGGTCTGGGCTCGGGAGCTGTCATCGTCTTCGGTGCGGCAATATCAGGGAGGCAAAATCATGAAACAGTGATCATTCTGCCATCATAATCGCCCCCTGGGGCAATTCCCATCAGATTTTTGCCAGTTTCACCGATTTGCAGTGCTGATAGACGCGCGTCTCCCCGGACGTATCCTCAACGCATCGATAGTACCGATTTACCGGATTAATTCCGCCTGCAGAGGCAGACTGGGGGCAACGCTTTTGATGTCGCTTTCTACCTGGGATGACTGCAGCGGGACGATGTAATATTTCATCCCGTTAATCTGCTGCTCTTTCCAGCCCGGAGGAATCGTAGCTGGAGGAGTCACGTTCTGTTGCAGATCTCGCAGCTGTACCTGGGGATATGTCGGCATGATCGTCCGCGGGCGGGTCCCTTCCAGCTGCTCAACCCGCTGCTCCAGCTGTTCGATACGTTTCAGCAGAGCCTGCACTTTGTCCTGATCCGACTCCGCCTCAGGTGCACTCCACAAGCTGTTGGAAACCAGACTGACGACAACCAGCACGACCAGTAGAGGAACAGACCAGCGTTTCATCTCTTGAACTCCTTGTCAGATAGTGAATTGCGATGCAGCGTCCCGGCAGAGTCGGCGACGGTCTCACTCAATGACGCGTGTCGGCACAGTCAAGTTCCCGCATTTTCCAGAAACGGCTGACTGAGGCCCGGACTCTAGCTGATTATTGATAGAGCGGCAAGAGGTTAACTCAACAGCGGCTGCGCCACGTTTCCATGCACGTCGGTCAGGCGGTAGTCGCGGCCCTGGAATTTGAACGTGAGTTTTTTGTGATCAATTCCCAGGCAGTGCAGGATCGTCGCATTCAAGTCATGCACGGGCAGCGGGTTTTCGGTGATGTTATAACTGAAATCGTCGGTCGCCCCGTAGGTCATCCCGGGCTTCATACCGCCGCCCGCAGCCCAGACCGTGAAACACCGCGGGTGATGATCGCGGCCATAATTCGACGCGGTGAGCGTCCCCTGGCAGTAAACGGTCCGACCAAATTCTCCCGCCCAGACCACCAGCGTGTCATCCAGCATTCCCCGTTGTTTCAGATCGAGAATCAACGCCGCCGTCGCCTGATCGGTCTCTCCGGTCAGCTGTTTGATCTTACTCGGCAGATTAAGATGATGATCCCAGCCCCGGTGATACAGTTGAATGAACCGCACACCCCGTTCGGCGAGCCGCCGGGCCAGTAGACAGTTCGCGGCGTACGTGCCCGGTTGTTTCGCCTGTTCTCCATACAGCGCAAAGGTCTCGGCTGATTCCTGCGACAGATCGGCCAGTTCTGGAACCGAGGTCTGCATCCGAAACGCAAGTTCGTACTGGGAGATGCGAGTCGCGATTTCGGGATCGCCTTTTTCCTCGAGCGCAATCCGATTCAGCGTCCCCAGTTCATCCAGCATCTCGCGTCGCAGCTCGGAGTCGATCCCCGGCGGATTCGAGAGAAACAGCACCGGATCACTGGAACGTCGGAACTTCACCCCCTGATGTTTCGTGGGCAGAAATCCGCTTCCCCATAGACGATCATACAGAGGCTGTCCGCCCGCTCCGGAAGTGAGTGCCACAAACGTCGGCAAATCCCGGTTCTCGCTCCCCAGTCCATAAGATATCCAGGAACCCATACTGGGGCGTCCCGCCTGAATACTGCCGGTCTGCAGAAACGTGATCGCGGGGTCGTGGTTGATGGCTTCGGTGAACAGCGATTTGACCACGCAGATCTCGTCGGCAATTTTCGCGGTGTGAGGCAGCAGTTCACTCATCCAGGTACCAGCTTCTCCCTGCTGGGCGAACTTGAACATCGAGGCTGCAATCGGAAAGCTCTTCTGGCCGGAAGTCATCCCCGTCAGCCGCTGGCCCTGGCGGATCGAATCTGGGAGTTCTGTCTTGTGAAATTTCTTCAGTCCCGGTTTATAGTCCAACAGATCGAGCTGCGAAGGTGCCCCCGACTGACTCAGGTAGATCACCCGTTTCGCCCGTGCGGGGAAGTGCAGACCGCTGCTGACAGCCGGCTTCGATTCAGCCGCCTGCAAAATGTCTGTCTGTGATTCCGTAAGCAACGTCGCGAGCGCTGCCAGCCCCACACCGGCGGTGTTCTGGCGCAGAAATGACCGGCGATTGACCTGCATTGTCAGTTGATCTGTCATGTTCTGCATCGGTTATTCCCTGTTAATGGTCTCATCCAGGTTTAATATCAGACTGGCAATCACCGTGTAAGCCGCGTGCTCCGCAGGGTCGTACTGAATCGCCGACCGCGACTCACCCACGTCGAGGAACTTCCGCGCCGCTTCAGGCTGGGCTGCGAATCGGCTGTGATAATGCTCCCAGCCTTTAAGGAAGATAGCCAGCTCGCGTTCGCTCGGCTCACGCGCCAGCACGACCCGCATCGCGAAACGAATCCGTTCCGCCGGCGCCTGGACTTTCTGTTTGAGCATCCGCTCGGCCAGCTTGCGGGACGCTTCGACATACGTCACATCGTTGAGCAGCGCCAGGGCCTGTAGAGGCGTATTGGTCCGCGAACGTTTGACGATGCAGGTCTCGCGAGACGGGGCATCGAAGGTCGCCATCGTCGGGGGAGGCACGGTGCGTTTCCAGTAGGTATACATACTCCGGCGATACAGATCGGCTCCGGTTCCCGGCTCATAGATCTGACTGGCGATCTCCTTCCAGACTCCTTGAGGTTGATAGGGTTTGACCGAAGGACCGCCGATCTCGGGACGGAGCAGACCGGAGACAGACAAGGCCTGATCGCGAATCATCTCCGCAGGCAATCGCAATCGGGCCGCCCGCGCCAGCAGTCGGTTCTCGGGATCCGCTTTCAACAGGGCAGGCAAGACATGCGATGACTGCCGATAAGTCGCGGATGTGACAATCAGTTTCTGCAGTCGTTTTACATCCCAGCCGGTGCGAATGAACTCGGTCGCCAGCCAGTCGAGCAGTTCGGGATGTGTTGGCCAGGAACCCTGGGAACCGAAGTCTTCGGTTGTCTTGACCAGGCCATTCCCGAAATACATCTGCCAGTAGCGGTTCACGATCACCCGGGCCGTCAACGGATTCGCCGGATCGACGAGCCAGCGGGCCAGCCCCAATCGATTGCGGGGCAGGTCGGCGGACAACGTTCCCAGGCTGGCCGGAATGTCGGCAGAGACCTGCTCGCCCGGTTTGTCGTATTCACCTCGCATGAGCACGAAAGTGGGCTGCTTTTCGTCCTGCTCCCGCATCACCATGCTGGTTGGCAGACGACGTTCCAGGGCAAACTGTTTTTCTTTCAGAGACCGCAAATTAAAGAAAGCGAGACGGTATTCCGTCGGCGCCCGATATGTCATGAAATAGCGTGTCACTTTCAGCTGCTGGGCTGCACTTCGTTTGTTAACAGGAATCTTCAGGATTTCGGGGACCGACTCTCGCACCAGGTCGAGGGTCACCCAGTCTGAAGTCAGCTGCGTTCGGTAGATTCGGAAATCGTCAACCAGCCCGCGAAAGTAATCGCGATCGTGATAGGCCCCAAACACAAACGGCGCAGGAAACGCAAACCCGCCGGTCAGATAGTCGAGTTTGACTTCCAGTTCGTGTGGCTCTCCATTGACATACAGCTGGAAGTCGCGTGCCTGTGAATTCCCCGCATAGGTGAGAACCACATGCGACCAACGGTTCAGTTCGAGCTTGTCGCGGGCTGCCAATAATACCGCATCGTCGAGCCAACGCGGCCCCATGTTGATCTGCAGTCGTCCGGCTTCCAGAAAGATCCGAAAACCGCTCTCATCCTGCTTCGGTGTCAGTGATGCCAGAATCGTCCCGTCTGGCTGCGCAGGGTTGACCTGAAAGACGACCGAGAACGGATCTTTGTCACTCAAAATCGGCTTCGCGTCCCCTTTCAAATGGACAGGCTTTTGACCATCCAGTTTGACACCCTGTGGCTCTCTCAACTCTTTAACTTCATGCTGTTCGGAGCCATTGAGTTTCAGCGCCTGTCCTTCTGCAGTCGGCTCGAATTGGGCCTGACTGGTCGATCCATCCCGATCGTATCTCTCCACATCACTTGAAGCGTTGGTCCGGTTTGCATAGTAATCCATCTGTTGTTTACCGATGACCTGCAGCTTCAGCTCGCCGTTAAAGTCAATCCGGTAGGCCAGGTGCTGCTGCGGATATTTGAGCTCCAGGTCGGCTGAAGGCTGCTTCGCTTCCCATTGTTTCTGCAGACTCTTCAACTCTGGCTCTGCGGACTTGAGCTTCCGTTCCAGTTCGCTGATCTGCTGATTCAATGCTTCCAGTTTCTGCTGTTGGGCAGCAGTCGGTGCTTTCACGAAGGGGGCCGCATTACCATATTTGATTACACGACCCCGTTCGGGAATGTTATTGAAAAAGGCGATCAACTGGTAAAACTCTTTCTGCGAAACTGGATCGTACTTGTGCTCGTGACAGCGGGCGCATCCCACCGTCAGTCCCAGCCAGACCGTCCCCGTGGTCTCGACCCGATCGACCGCGTATTCCAGCAGGTATTCATCAAAGATGATTCCCCCCTCGGAATTGGCTCGATGATTGCGATTGAAACCGGTGGCAACCAGTTGATCCAGCGTAGGGTTCGGCAGCAGATCCCCGGCCAGCTGTTCGATGGTAAACTGATCAAAAGACTTATTGCTGTTGAATGCATTGATCACCCATTCGCGCCAGCGCCACATATGCCGTTCCCCGTCGGTCTGATAACCGCTGGTATCAGCAAAGCGGGCCGCATCGAGCCACTCCAGCGCCATCCGCTCGCCATAATGGGGTGAGGCCAGCAGACGATCTACCCGGCGTTCGTAAGCTTCAGGAGACTCATCCTGAAAAAACGCGTCCTGCTCAGCCAGGGCAGGGGGGAGACCGGTCAGATCCAGGCTCAGTCGGCGGAGCAGCGTTGATCGATCGGCTGCAGGAGAGGGTTTCAACCCCTCTGCTTCCAGCCGTGCCAACACGAATGCATCGATGGGATTACGCACCCAGGCCTGCTGCCTGACCTGGGGAATCTCGGGACGTCGGGGCGGAATAAAGGCCCAGTGTTTCTGCCAGCGGGCACCCGCATCGATCCAGCGTTTGATGGTATCGATCTGGTCTGCAGTGATCTGCTTCTCGGACGACGGTGGAGGCATTACCAGTTCCAGGTCAGTCGTCAGCAGCCGTTTGAATAATTCACTCTCAGCCGCGTTTCCGGGAAGCACCACTCCCGGGTCAGCCGTAGTGCCCAGGAGACCGCTCTCCTGATCGAGCCGCAGTTCGGCCTGGCGTTGAGAGGCATCGGGGCCGTGACACTGAAAGCAGAGATCGGAAAGGATCGGCCGCACATCGCGGTTAAACTCGATCTCGCCTCCGCGTACAGAGGACGAGCCCGTCAGAAATAATCCGAGCAGGCCCGCAGCGCAAACCAGTCCCGGCAATCGCAGTCTTATCACAGCAGTCCCCACTTTGGTTAGAACAGGAGGCGAACCACAGTCTCAGCGACATATTAAGATTCGTTTATTCTAACAGGTGACCGCAGCCGGAACCATAGTCTCAACAAAAGTCTGGGGACACAGATCTCCCGGACCAGACTCATAAATGACAATCTCGCTATTCTTTCTCCTGCTCGTCCATGTGGTCCTGATAAATTTTCAGGCACTTTTTCAGGGCCTTTTTCGCTTCCAGACTCTGCAGATCAAAGACGTAAATCGAATAGTTGGCCATTTTGAATGGTTCCAACTTCCGGAATTCAGCACAAGGATCGTCCCCATGCGCATATAGTCCCTGTAGATGATTCGCCGAGATAATCATGTATTTCAACTGGTCTGGATCAACAGTATGATGGTCGCGGATGTGAACTGCTTTAATCCCGTACAGATCTGGTCGGGCGGTTCCGAAGTAGTAAATCAATGAGTTCTTCTGATCTTCGAGCGGCAACTCGTCCATAATCTTCTTCAGAGCAGGCAGGTCCTGACCCCAGTCGAGGTTTGAATCCAGCAGGTATTTGTGCCCCGCACGAGGTCCGCCAATTCCATCATTGAAGTAGGACAGATAGTCGGGTTGAACTGAAACGATGGACTGCACCTGAAAACCGATCAAGGCCACGGACAATGTGACCAGCAGTACCCGCTTTCCCTCAAACCAGCGCCACATCTGATCGATGCTGAACAGACACAACAGGGGATAGAGGAGCAGCAGGTAACGTTGTCCCAGATTCAAGCGGCTGGTCAAAGACATCCCCATAAAGACCACCACAGCCAGCACCCAGATCAGGGGCGCGTGGCTCGTTGGTGTGTCAACATCGGTCTGCTGTTCTTCCTCTTCGGGAAGTTCAGAAACAGGAGCGGAGGCAGGCCTCACCAGCCGTTTCAGATCGCCCCACAGAAAGGGGAGCAGGCACAGGCTGATCACCGTTAACAGCAGTTCCACGGGTGTACTTTTCCAGAGCCAGGCCAGGGGGAAGAAATACCACCAGCCACCCTTAGAGAGTTCACCCATCAGATAGGCATCATGGCCTGCCTCGTTATGCTGGAACTGAAACAACACCCCCGCAAAGGGAGCAGGCCGTTTAATATCATTGTGTGCGATTTCCATAATCTTCTGAGCCGTCGGGCCCCGACCGAGCATCTTGACCCAGGGAGAGTAATCGGGGGTTTCGGCATAAGGCACGTTTTTCAAAGGTCCCGTGAACGAGAACAAATGCAGCGCCCAGGTCAGCGGAACGAACATGAGCAGAAACACTCCAAAGACCAGTGTGACCCGTTTCGTCAGAGACCAGACTGCCGCTTTGGAAAATGAGGTCCATTTCTGCAAAGCGACCAGACCAACAACCAACAACGTACAAGGCAGCAGCAAAATCCCCGAGTACTTCGCGGAGATCGCCACAGAAACGGCCAGAGCAACCCAGAACAGATTCCAGCCGCCGGGTTGTTTCCAGTAATGGACCAGCGTCGCCAGTGCAATCAGCGCCATCAGTGTAAAACAGGAATCCGTCGTGGCCAGGGAAAAGTGAGCTTCCATCGTCGGGGAAAAGGTAATCAGCGCGCCTCCCAGCAGGGCCGCCAGATAACCCCGGCGTCGGTACAGCCAGCAGTACACCAGCAGCATCGTCGGTATTCCCACCAGAATTGAATTGAGTCGCCTGGCGCGTCGAATATACGTGGAATCTTTCTCATAGCTCCCCCAGGGATTCTCACGCAGGCTGCCCTCTTCATTCCAGACGACCGGCAGGTAGTCCATCATGATCGGCAGCGGTGCGACGCCTTCCCCACTGATCCGTGTATCCAGAAACCCTTGATGAACCGTCTTCAGAGCGGTGCTCAGATAGTAGGTTTCATCAAAGGTTGCACTTTTGGAATTGCGAAACGCAGCGGTCTGCTGCAGGATCAGCCCGGCCAGTAGAAAGGGAGATCCCCAGATCAGAAGGAGTCCCACCAGAGTATTTGTGGAGAGGGCCGGTTTTGAGCTCATAATCGATCGCACTTAGATGAGGAGAAAGAGAATCAGCCCGAATAATACTACCCTGGACACAAAAAGCATACACAAGTTTCAGGGTTTCCCGTTACGCTGTCTGATGACCTTCCCGCATACCCCGCGTAGACGGTCAATCCCGGTAACAGGCACGGTACCAGCGAAAGAGCTGCCTGAAAGGGGGCGTGAAACCTTCCGCGTTTTCATCCAGCATACGTTCGATGTCAGCCAGCTTGAAAAATTCAGCGCGTTCAATCTCAACCGGATCAAACGTGAAGGGGCCATCGGAAACGGTGCGAAACAGCACCGTATGCTCATAAGCGTTATGGGGTGTTCCGGGAAATTTCGCCAGTCGCTCCAGGGGTGTCGTGATGCCGATCTCCTCCTGCATCTCACGTCGAGCCGATTCGGCATAATCCTCGCCGGCACTCAGATGACCGGAAGCGGAGGAAGTGTAGGTCAGGGGATACTCGTCTTTGGTCGCGGCGCGATACTGCAGCAGCAGTTCTCCGCGGGAATTGAAGACAAAAATATTTGCGGCACGATGCAGGAGCTTGCGGGCGTGTACGACCGAGCGGGGCAGTTGTTCCAAGACCCGGTCGTCCGCATCAACAACATCAAACAGTTCTTCAGAGTGAGACATGGCTGCTTCGATTTCTCAGTAGAAATTCAACGTGCAGGAATCGATTCCACTGCACTGTCAGCCAGGGGAGAGGTCCGCCTTCAGGCGGAATCGTTAAACCGGGTTCTCGGAGAAATAGCTCTCTTCGAAACTTTCCTGACCTTCGCCATCATAGTAACTGATGACATAGTTGGCCATTCCGATGGTCAGAATATCGCCCGGGTAGAGGGGAGCTTCATGCACGGTTTCCGAGTTCACCATCGTACCGTTGGTCGATTCCAGGTCACGTACGCGAACGGAGTTGTTCAAGAAGGTCAATTCACACTGCTGGCGGCTCATCATCGGATCCAGCACACGCAGATCACAATTGTTACTTCTTCCCATTACAACGGGTAACTCATCAACACTGACCTCGATATCCGGTAAATCGGGATGATCACTGATAAGATGAATTTTCATGGAAGGAACCTTCTTACGCTCAGGCGAAACATAGTCCAAAGTCTTGGCTCAACAATGTTTGCCTTCAGGGGCGGGTGTGTAGGGGGCAGGTGTCTTTGGGGATTGTATTAGTTGTGCAGGCTCACCTTACATACGTGAGCTCTTATGCGTAATTCTACAACTTCCATTCTACGCATGCAATGGGAAACAGGAAAAAGATCATAAAATCTGAATTTCCCTCAGAATTCCACAAATCTGCGGTTCCCCTAATAGCGTGGAATCTGGGCTCTGCGCTCACTTTCTTCGAGGATGGGACCGTTTTCGCTGAAATCAACAACATCTGAATCTGCTGTGATGATAAAATTCGATTGGGCCATCTAGTTTCAACATCCAGAGCGCAGCATCCTCCCGCGAAAGGTTAACCGACAACAATGAGCAACTTTGTTGGTGCATTCATCCTGTTTCAGACTACCATCGAGGGAAAGCCTCACTGGCTGGTCCACTGGAACTACGAACGTCAGGAATTCATGCTCCCCGGAGAACGGAAGCGTCCCTATGAAACCTTTCAGCACTGCCTGATTTCCGAGCTGGAAAAATCTTTCGAACTGGCTCCCTTTGAAGACTTTATCATCGCCAGGGAACCACTGGCCCACCTGGCCTTCACCCTCAAAACGGATGCAGACAATACTTCCGAACACTATATCGTGGAACTGTTCGACTTCCAGGAACTGAATAGCTCGGCCCGCGAGCAACTGGAAAAAGACCTCCGCAACCGCTGGGTGAATGAACTCGAAATCGAGGCCAACTGTACCAGCGATGACTTCCCCATTTCGGAACTGCTGGGCACCCTCTACCACAAAGCCAACCTCGCCAACCGTCTCTCCTGAAGCCGTTATTCTCCCTAATCCACCAGCTGTCCGCTTCATATAAATCAGCTTCCCACCTGCAATCCCTGCAGGAATCACTTCTGTGCAATTGATTCTACTCAGGCATCAATGTAATATTTAAGTAAGGTTATCATTCTGATTCGATAACACTGGAGGGATCGTAGTGTTCTCGCACGAGGCGACGAAAAGCATCCTGTGTCTGTTTTATTAACTTACGAGCCGTGCACATTGCCCGGATCCCAAATGAGGGAGAGATTGATGAGAAGCCTCACGACCATGACCCTGCTGGCAAGCATGCTGGCACTGACCTGTTCCACTCTGATTGCCGGTCAGGATGATAAGAAATCCGTTCCCCCCGTACTCGATCGCACCATGAAGTCGCTGGACGGCAAAGATGTTGATCTGAGCAAGTACAAGGGCAAAGTTCTGCTGATCGTCAACACCGCCAGCAAATGCGGCGCGACTCCCCAGTACAAAGATCTGCAGTCACTGCACGAAAAATACAAAGACAAAGGACTGGTCGTCCTCGGTTTCCCCTGCAACCAGTTTGGTGCCCAGGAGCCCGGAACCTCAGTGCAGATTTCTGAATTCTGCACCAAGAACTACGGCGTCACCTTCGACATGTTCAACAAGATTGACGTCAACGGTAAAGACGCTGACCCTCTCTACAAGTATCTGACCTCGCAGAACACCAAGCCAAAATCCTCCGGTCCTATCAGCTGGAACTTTGAAAAGTTCGTGATCGGCCGTGACGGCGATATCGCTGCCCGCTTCCCGACTCGCACCAATCCGCAGTCCAAAGAAGTCGTCTCCACGATCGAAGCAGAACTGCAGCAGAAGTAACACACCGTAGTTCATACGGTCCCGGGGATACACTCCTTTCAGTGTATCCCTTTTTTTATGCCCCGTTCCTCGCGTGAAGTATCACCGATGCAAGCCACGGGCTGTATTTTTCTCATACACAAAAGACAGCGCCATGCACTATGATTTCTTTGCTCCCCCGCAGATTCATTTTGGCTGGGATCGTTTCCAGGAAGCAGGCACCCTGGCCGCATCCCTGGGCAGTCGGGCACTGATTATCTCCGGTTCGCGTTCCCTGGAAACTAACGGCGTGCTTGACGAATTGAAGTCGCTGCTCTCCCGCGCGGGCATCTCCAGCGAACACATCCGTACGATCTCACATGAACCGGAAGTAACCGACGTCGACCAGGTCACCAACATCCTCCAGCACCATACCCTGGGTGCAGGGGACTTTCTCATCGGCATCGGCGGTGGTTCCGGCATCGACCTTGCCAAAGCGTGTGCCGCGATGATCACCAACCGGGAAAGCGAAACCGTGCTCGATTACCTCGAAGGGGTCGGGCAGGGGCTGCAACTCAAAGCAAAACCGCTCCCTTTAATGGCAATTCCCACTACGGCAGGCACAGGCAGCGAAGCCACCAAGAACGCAGTCATCTCCAGCTACGCCCCCGCTTTCAAGAAGAGCCTGCGTTCTCCCGAAATGATTCCCGACATTATCCTCTGTGATCCGAAGCTGGCCTGTTCGGTGCCCCCCGAAATCACCGCCCGCACCGGCATGGATGCCATCACCCAGTTACTGGAAAGCTACATTTCCTGCCGTGCGCAGCCCATCCCCCAGGCACTCAGTCTGCAGGGTCTGAAGCTGGCCATCCCCGCCTTGCCTCAAGCTGTCGCAGATGGCAACTCCCGCACGGGTCGCGAGAGCATGGCTCACGCCGCCCTGCTGTCCGGCATCGCACTCGCGAACTCCGGACTGGGCATGGCACACGGCGTCGCCCCCGCCCTGGGAACCCATTGTCGCATTCCGCACGGCCTGGCCTGTGCCGTCATGCTGCCCTCGACGCTCAAAGCCAACCGCAGTGTCTGTGAAACGCAATACGCGGACATCGCCCGCCACCTCGATCCCGGACTCTCCCTCTCAGATGCGGACGCCGCCGATTCCCTGATTCAGCAGATCGAAGCCTTAAATGCCAGTATCGATATTCCCGCGACTCTATCAGAACTGGGCGTCACACGCGAACAGATTCCCGCACTCGTCGCTGATTCCCGGGGCAACAGCATGCGGGGCAATCCGCGCGAAATCTCCGACGATGAACTGACCGGTATCCTGCAGGATCTTTTGTAAGATTACTGAGGCTTCTTGAAAAATCCGCTCTCCAAATTGGGCAGTGCGCGCTCATTTCAATCTGCCTGCTGATAGGTTAAACTGGGCCTGTTAACTAATACTTTACTAGCAAGTCTGCCTCTGGAGATACCGCGCCATGCATCTGTCCTGTTTGAAGCTGCTCACAGCTGGACTCTTCCTCTTCACCGCTCTGTTTTCAAGCCAGGCTGCTCCGCCTGCTTACCACGCCGTCAAAGCCGAACAGGTGAAACCCCGTCAGGGCCTCGGCAATGTGCTTCAGAAACTGCAGCAGGGAAAAGAAGTCAACGTCGCCTATCTCGGTGGCTCCATCACCGCAGCCAATGGCTGGCGCGTCAAAACGACCAGGTGGCTCAAGGAAGCATTCCCCAAAGCGAAGATTCACGAGATCCACGCCGCCATCGGGGGAACGGGCAGTGACCTGGGTGTCTTTCGACTCCAGCGCGATGTCCTCGATCACAAACCCGATCTGGTTTTCGTCGAATTCGCCGTCAATGACGGGGGACGTCAACCCGAGGCCATCTGGGACTCGATGGATGGCATCGTGCGACAGATCTGGCAGGCAAATCCGCAGACCGATATCTGCTTCGTCTATACCTTCCGCGTGAACTACGAAAAGGAACTCCGCGAGGGAGAATGCCCGCGGGCCGCTTCCGCCATGGAACTCCTGGCCGACCATTACGGCATCCCGTCCATCAATGTCGCCCTCAAAATTGCCGAACTGGAACAGCAGGGAAAACTCAAGTACCAGTCCGATAAACCGCTGGCAGACGGCATCATCCAGTTCTCCAAAGATGGTGTTCACCCACTGGACCAGGGACACGAAATCTACACCGAAGTCATTGCCGACGCCATCCAGAAAATGGAAACAGACTCTCAACCAGTCGACCATGCCGACAAGCTGAAACAGCCTTTCGTCAAAAGCCACTGGACCAATGCCAAGATGATTCCCCTCGAACCATCCGTGCTTACCGGCAACTGGAAGAAGCTGCCCGCTGACAATATCCTGCAGAAACGCTTCGGCAATCGCATGGGACAGATCTGGGAAGCCGACGAACCCGGCAGTCGTATTACCTTCCGCTTCCGCGGAACCCAGGCAGCCCTCTACGACCTGCTCGGCCCAGACGGGGGACAGGTGCTGATCACCGTTGACGGCAAGCCGAGCCAGAAACCGGTGGCCCGCTTTGACAGCTACTGTACCTACCATCGAATTTCGACGCTTCGACTGGCACAGAATCTGGATCCGAACCAGGTTCATACCGTGACCGTTGAAATTCATCCCGAACAGCCAGACCGTACGCCGGTCGCATTTCGCCTCAAAAACCCGGATGAAGAATTAAAATCTCCCAAATACCAGGGAACCCACATTCGCGTTGGTCAGATTATGCTCCGTG is a window from the Gimesia benthica genome containing:
- a CDS encoding NUDIX hydrolase, producing MSHSEELFDVVDADDRVLEQLPRSVVHARKLLHRAANIFVFNSRGELLLQYRAATKDEYPLTYTSSASGHLSAGEDYAESARREMQEEIGITTPLERLAKFPGTPHNAYEHTVLFRTVSDGPFTFDPVEIERAEFFKLADIERMLDENAEGFTPPFRQLFRWYRACYRD
- a CDS encoding ArnT family glycosyltransferase yields the protein MSSKPALSTNTLVGLLLIWGSPFLLAGLILQQTAAFRNSKSATFDETYYLSTALKTVHQGFLDTRISGEGVAPLPIMMDYLPVVWNEEGSLRENPWGSYEKDSTYIRRARRLNSILVGIPTMLLVYCWLYRRRGYLAALLGGALITFSPTMEAHFSLATTDSCFTLMALIALATLVHYWKQPGGWNLFWVALAVSVAISAKYSGILLLPCTLLVVGLVALQKWTSFSKAAVWSLTKRVTLVFGVFLLMFVPLTWALHLFSFTGPLKNVPYAETPDYSPWVKMLGRGPTAQKIMEIAHNDIKRPAPFAGVLFQFQHNEAGHDAYLMGELSKGGWWYFFPLAWLWKSTPVELLLTVISLCLLPFLWGDLKRLVRPASAPVSELPEEEEQQTDVDTPTSHAPLIWVLAVVVFMGMSLTSRLNLGQRYLLLLYPLLCLFSIDQMWRWFEGKRVLLVTLSVALIGFQVQSIVSVQPDYLSYFNDGIGGPRAGHKYLLDSNLDWGQDLPALKKIMDELPLEDQKNSLIYYFGTARPDLYGIKAVHIRDHHTVDPDQLKYMIISANHLQGLYAHGDDPCAEFRKLEPFKMANYSIYVFDLQSLEAKKALKKCLKIYQDHMDEQEKE
- a CDS encoding DUF1501 domain-containing protein — encoded protein: MQNMTDQLTMQVNRRSFLRQNTAGVGLAALATLLTESQTDILQAAESKPAVSSGLHFPARAKRVIYLSQSGAPSQLDLLDYKPGLKKFHKTELPDSIRQGQRLTGMTSGQKSFPIAASMFKFAQQGEAGTWMSELLPHTAKIADEICVVKSLFTEAINHDPAITFLQTGSIQAGRPSMGSWISYGLGSENRDLPTFVALTSGAGGQPLYDRLWGSGFLPTKHQGVKFRRSSDPVLFLSNPPGIDSELRREMLDELGTLNRIALEEKGDPEIATRISQYELAFRMQTSVPELADLSQESAETFALYGEQAKQPGTYAANCLLARRLAERGVRFIQLYHRGWDHHLNLPSKIKQLTGETDQATAALILDLKQRGMLDDTLVVWAGEFGRTVYCQGTLTASNYGRDHHPRCFTVWAAGGGMKPGMTYGATDDFSYNITENPLPVHDLNATILHCLGIDHKKLTFKFQGRDYRLTDVHGNVAQPLLS
- a CDS encoding DUF1553 domain-containing protein, which gives rise to MIRLRLPGLVCAAGLLGLFLTGSSSVRGGEIEFNRDVRPILSDLCFQCHGPDASQRQAELRLDQESGLLGTTADPGVVLPGNAAESELFKRLLTTDLELVMPPPSSEKQITADQIDTIKRWIDAGARWQKHWAFIPPRRPEIPQVRQQAWVRNPIDAFVLARLEAEGLKPSPAADRSTLLRRLSLDLTGLPPALAEQDAFFQDESPEAYERRVDRLLASPHYGERMALEWLDAARFADTSGYQTDGERHMWRWREWVINAFNSNKSFDQFTIEQLAGDLLPNPTLDQLVATGFNRNHRANSEGGIIFDEYLLEYAVDRVETTGTVWLGLTVGCARCHEHKYDPVSQKEFYQLIAFFNNIPERGRVIKYGNAAPFVKAPTAAQQQKLEALNQQISELERKLKSAEPELKSLQKQWEAKQPSADLELKYPQQHLAYRIDFNGELKLQVIGKQQMDYYANRTNASSDVERYDRDGSTSQAQFEPTAEGQALKLNGSEQHEVKELREPQGVKLDGQKPVHLKGDAKPILSDKDPFSVVFQVNPAQPDGTILASLTPKQDESGFRIFLEAGRLQINMGPRWLDDAVLLAARDKLELNRWSHVVLTYAGNSQARDFQLYVNGEPHELEVKLDYLTGGFAFPAPFVFGAYHDRDYFRGLVDDFRIYRTQLTSDWVTLDLVRESVPEILKIPVNKRSAAQQLKVTRYFMTYRAPTEYRLAFFNLRSLKEKQFALERRLPTSMVMREQDEKQPTFVLMRGEYDKPGEQVSADIPASLGTLSADLPRNRLGLARWLVDPANPLTARVIVNRYWQMYFGNGLVKTTEDFGSQGSWPTHPELLDWLATEFIRTGWDVKRLQKLIVTSATYRQSSHVLPALLKADPENRLLARAARLRLPAEMIRDQALSVSGLLRPEIGGPSVKPYQPQGVWKEIASQIYEPGTGADLYRRSMYTYWKRTVPPPTMATFDAPSRETCIVKRSRTNTPLQALALLNDVTYVEASRKLAERMLKQKVQAPAERIRFAMRVVLAREPSERELAIFLKGWEHYHSRFAAQPEAARKFLDVGESRSAIQYDPAEHAAYTVIASLILNLDETINRE